From candidate division KSB1 bacterium:
CTCGCTTAGGTGTGTTCCCCAGGTGCATGGGGCGTGCAAAGATGCGTATAATTATGTCAGAAAGATTGTAGAGCGTGAGATTAGGGCAGTTACTGATAATCCGCTTATCTTTGCCAAAAAAGACAGCCCGGGGTATGAGGTCAAAAGCGGTGGTAACTTCCACGGTGAGCCCCTGGCAATGGCTATGGACTTTTTAGCTATCGCTTTAACTGAAATTGGCAGTATTTCAGACCGGCGTGTATTCAGACTCTTAAGTCCGCGCATGAGTTTTGGCCTGACTCGTAATTTGGCGGGCGGGGAACCGGGCTTAAATTCCGGTTTCATGATGGTGCAATATACCGGCGCCCAATTGGTTTCTGAAAACAAAATTCTGTCGCACCCTGCCAGTGTGGATTCGATTCCGACTTCCGATAATCAAGAGGACCATGTGAGCATGGGGCAGACTGCGGCACGGAAGGCGCGTCGAATTGCTAAAAATACCCGCTACCTGATCGCTATTGAATATCTTTGTGCCTGGCAAGGCATTCATCTCAGTGCCACGCACAAGTCTGTTAACTTAGATGAATTTCCTCTGGGGAACGGTACCCGAGCAGCGTTCGATTTTCTAAATAGTACAAAAGATCCAAACTCCAAAATTGAACGATCTTTTTTCCAGTTAATGGATCAGGACGAATATCTCAAGACTAAAATCGAAATAATGCGCGAAATTAGCGCCAATGGTGATATTCTAAAAGCAGTTGAAAGAACTATTGAGTTGGTAGTTTAGCCCACAATTCATTCCCAAAAAAAATATTCCTGATTTACATTTGGTGCCACTTTGTAATTGATAAACTAAGATACGATACTTTTTTTAAGAAAAAAATGCCAGGAACAAAACCAAGCTTACCCAAAGGAACTCGCGACTTTTTACCTCAACAAATGGTGCAGAGGCAATATGTAATCAATACAGTAAAAACCATTTTTGAAAGGTACGGCTACGAGCCCCTTGAAACTCCTTCCATCGAAAAGTTAGATGTGCTTTCCGGAAAGTATGGCGAGGAGGGAGAAAATCTGCTTTTCAAAGTTCTGAAAAGGGGAACGGGATTGGAGGATTTGCAGCGCGGCTCAAAGGAATTTGTTGTCAAAAAACAGAGTGAACTGGTCGATGAGGCACTCCGTTATGATTTAACGGTTCCTTTGAGTCGAGTCATCGCAATGCATCAGGATAAAATTTCTCTGCCTTTTAAGCGCTACCAAATTCAACCTGTGTGGCGAGCTGATCGTCCGCAGCGTGGCAGGTATCGGGAGTTTTACCAGTGCGATGTGGACACAGTGGGGAGTGAATCCATGCTGGCTGATGCAGAGGTTATTGCCATTATAAATGATGTCCTGGAAAGCTTGGGTTTTGATAAATTCAAAATTCGAATCAACAACCGCAAGATTTTAGACGGCATTTTAGCGCATGCCGGAGTTGATTCTGAAAAGGCCGCATCCGTTTTAATTGCAATTGATAAGCTGGATAAAATTGGCATAGATGGGGTTAGAAGCGAATTTGAAAAAAGAGGCATGTCTGAAGATTCTATAAAAAAAATTCTTACGGTTTTGGAAATATCGGGTGCGCCAAAAGAGGTCTTATCCACACTTTCCAAGACTATTTCTCAAAATGCGACTTTGGATGAAGGTACCGATGAGCTGCAGCAAATCGTAAATTATCTTTCTGATTTAGGGGTGCCGCAAAATAGATGTAAAATAGATCTCTATTTAGCCAGGGGATTGGGATATTACACGGGGCCAATTTATGAAACCGTCGTTGAAGAACCGAAAATCGGCAGCCTATCAGGCGGAGGCCGGTACGACCACCTAATAGGTATGTTTCTAGGGAGAGAGATCCCTGCTACCGGAACTTCCTTTGGCATTGAACGAATTATTGACGTTATGGCCGAGCTTGGTATGTTCCCTGTCTCACAAACAAAGATCGCAATTCTCGTGACTCTGTTTGACAGTTCAACACTTGGTGGAAGTTTAAATTTTACTCAAGAATTAAGAAAGGCGGGCATTAATGCGGAGATTTTTTTGAACTTAGCCAAATTTAAAAAGCAGCTATCTTACGCCAATAAAAAAGGCATTCCTTTTGTGGCGATTATCGGTCCGGATGAATTGATTGAAAATAGTGTTACTATAAAAAATATGATAAGCGGCGAACAGAAAACATTCGAGAGAAGAGAAGCGGTGGAATATCTAAAAAAGCAAGAAAAAGTTGTTAGGTGTTGAAACTGAAACCTCAAATGGGAGTTAGTAAATAAAAAAAGGGACTGGCCGCAGGTGCAGTGATGGATGCATTTGTCCAGTCCCCGTTGTGCTTTGATCTCCTCTAAGATGCTATGCCTGAAGAAGGGTGCGGAGACCAAAAATAAAAATTACAGAAATCCTTTTCCCGATTATCTCAAAACGCAATCTAAATTTAAAAAACGGAATCTCAGAAAGGCTTGATTGGAGGCATCCTGCCGCGCTCTCTTACTGTTCCCACCTCGTTTGCAAATAAAATGCCAAATAATTTCGACACTGTAAAGGGTGCATAAACCATTAATATTTCAAAAGATGGGATTTTGGATCCAGGTCGATAAATTTAAAAATGGGTGCGTGATTTTGAAACAGATGTGCAGTTTTGAAACAGGCATCCAAAAATTAAAATTACTGGATAGGAAATTTATTCCTCGGGTTTTTGAGCTTCCAATTCAGCAGTTATTTTTGTGAAAATATCGACCCACAATTCCGGATTGCTGCGATAGTATTCAATGTTTTGGTCAAACGTCTCCCGGGAAACTTTATATTTTAACAACGCGTTGTTGAGGTGAGATAAGGAATCTTGTTCAGCTGGATTTAAAGTTTGGATAACTGCTTCTGCATAAATTTTAGCAAACAGATCTGGCTCGAGGCGTTCGGGCAGCGGCTCGTCATTGCACCCGATAAAAAGGGTGAAAATCGTCAAAATAAGTTTAGTTGAATTCAATTAAGCCTTTAATTCTACTGGTATTATGTTATTAGTAAGCGCTCCTAAATATATGAAAACATTGAATGACAGTCAATAAAATATTCTTGACTTTTTAGCTATTATTTGATATTTTGATGTGGAATAAAAACCCCAGCGAGACCTTAATTTGCCTATAAAAGCAAAAAAACAAAAAGTCCAATATTGCTGCCAATCCTGTGGCGCGATTTCTCCCCGTTGGATGGGGCGGTGCAATGAATGCAATTCGTGGAACAGTTTTATCGAAGAGGTGGTTCAGTCTTCTATAAATCGAAAAAATGCAAGCCAAAAAGGTAACGGAGCGCCGATCTCTCTGTCGGAAATCAGTTTTAATCAGGAAGATAGGACCACCGTTGGCAGCCAGGAATTTAACCGGGTGCTTGGGGGAGGGATTGTACCGGGTTCAGTGATTTTAATTGGCGGCGATCCGGGGATTGGTAAGTCCACTTTGATGCTGCAAGAAGCCGTTAACCTTGCCAGGCAAGAACTTCCTGTTTTATATGTTACCGGCGAGGAATCTGCGCAGCAAACCAAGCTGAGAGCCCAGCGGCTTGGCTTGGATTCAGAGTTTTTGTTCGTTTTGCCAGAAACCGATTTAAACAACGTCTGCGGTGCAATTGAAAAACTCAATCCGAGTTTGGTCATTGTTGATTCAATTCAAACTGTATTTCAGCCTGCTTATGAAAGCTCGCCGGGAAGTATCAGCCAGGTTCGGGAATGCGCTTTAGAATTTTCTAATATCGCAAAAAAGAAAAATATCGCATTTTTCCTGATTGGGCATGTGACGAAAGAAGGGTATTTAGCCGGTCCGAAAGTTTTAGAACACATGGTCGATGTTGTCCTGCATTTTGAAGGCGACCGCGACCATTTCTATCGTATCCTCCGTTCGGAAAAAAACCGCTTTGGCTCGACCCGCGAAATCGCTGTCTTTGAAATGACGGAGAGCGGTTTGAAAGAAGTAGCGAATCCTTCCGCTCTATTTTTGGCGCAAAGGAAAAAGAACATTTCCGGATCTTCGGTTATCTGCACGGTTGCAGGCACCCGGCCTTTGCTTGTCGAGATTCAGGCGCTGGCGACCGCTACAAACTATGGCTTGCCGCAAAGGACAGCGACAGGAATTGACCCTAAAAGATTATCTTTACTTTTGGCAGTTCTCGAAAAGCGTGTCGGTCTCGGTTTAGGATCCTATGACGTGTTTGTAAATGCGGCCGGC
This genomic window contains:
- the hisS gene encoding histidine--tRNA ligase, giving the protein MPGTKPSLPKGTRDFLPQQMVQRQYVINTVKTIFERYGYEPLETPSIEKLDVLSGKYGEEGENLLFKVLKRGTGLEDLQRGSKEFVVKKQSELVDEALRYDLTVPLSRVIAMHQDKISLPFKRYQIQPVWRADRPQRGRYREFYQCDVDTVGSESMLADAEVIAIINDVLESLGFDKFKIRINNRKILDGILAHAGVDSEKAASVLIAIDKLDKIGIDGVRSEFEKRGMSEDSIKKILTVLEISGAPKEVLSTLSKTISQNATLDEGTDELQQIVNYLSDLGVPQNRCKIDLYLARGLGYYTGPIYETVVEEPKIGSLSGGGRYDHLIGMFLGREIPATGTSFGIERIIDVMAELGMFPVSQTKIAILVTLFDSSTLGGSLNFTQELRKAGINAEIFLNLAKFKKQLSYANKKGIPFVAIIGPDELIENSVTIKNMISGEQKTFERREAVEYLKKQEKVVRC
- a CDS encoding aromatic amino acid lyase; the encoded protein is SLRCVPQVHGACKDAYNYVRKIVEREIRAVTDNPLIFAKKDSPGYEVKSGGNFHGEPLAMAMDFLAIALTEIGSISDRRVFRLLSPRMSFGLTRNLAGGEPGLNSGFMMVQYTGAQLVSENKILSHPASVDSIPTSDNQEDHVSMGQTAARKARRIAKNTRYLIAIEYLCAWQGIHLSATHKSVNLDEFPLGNGTRAAFDFLNSTKDPNSKIERSFFQLMDQDEYLKTKIEIMREISANGDILKAVERTIELVV
- the radA gene encoding DNA repair protein RadA codes for the protein MKAKKQKVQYCCQSCGAISPRWMGRCNECNSWNSFIEEVVQSSINRKNASQKGNGAPISLSEISFNQEDRTTVGSQEFNRVLGGGIVPGSVILIGGDPGIGKSTLMLQEAVNLARQELPVLYVTGEESAQQTKLRAQRLGLDSEFLFVLPETDLNNVCGAIEKLNPSLVIVDSIQTVFQPAYESSPGSISQVRECALEFSNIAKKKNIAFFLIGHVTKEGYLAGPKVLEHMVDVVLHFEGDRDHFYRILRSEKNRFGSTREIAVFEMTESGLKEVANPSALFLAQRKKNISGSSVICTVAGTRPLLVEIQALATATNYGLPQRTATGIDPKRLSLLLAVLEKRVGLGLGSYDVFVNAAGGVRIDEPSADLGILVSIASSFKEQVVNPQAVIIGEVGLGGEIRAVPQIEKRIDEASKLGFKTAVIPKVNIQGLEETSSLKFIPVDTVEDALEGVLV
- a CDS encoding DUF4296 domain-containing protein, which encodes MNSTKLILTIFTLFIGCNDEPLPERLEPDLFAKIYAEAVIQTLNPAEQDSLSHLNNALLKYKVSRETFDQNIEYYRSNPELWVDIFTKITAELEAQKPEE